One window of Bacteroides sp. AN502(2024) genomic DNA carries:
- a CDS encoding riboflavin synthase has product MFSGIVEEYATLVALVKDQENIHFTFKCSFVNELEIDQSISHNGVCLTVVALTDDTYTVTAMKETLERSNLGLLKVGDKVNVERSMMMNGRLDGHIVQGHVDQTATCIDIKDAEGSWYFTFRYAFDKEMAQRGYITVDKGSVTVNGVSLTVCNPTDDTFQVAIIPYTYEHTNFHTFEIGSVVNIEFDIIGKYISRMIQYK; this is encoded by the coding sequence ATGTTTTCTGGAATCGTAGAAGAATATGCTACTTTGGTAGCACTGGTGAAAGACCAGGAGAATATACACTTTACATTTAAGTGTTCGTTTGTGAATGAGTTGGAAATCGACCAGAGTATTTCTCACAATGGTGTGTGCCTGACGGTGGTGGCTCTGACGGATGATACGTATACGGTGACTGCCATGAAAGAAACGTTGGAACGTTCTAACCTCGGCCTGCTGAAAGTGGGGGATAAGGTGAACGTTGAACGTAGCATGATGATGAACGGTCGGCTGGACGGACATATCGTTCAGGGACATGTGGATCAGACTGCCACTTGTATCGATATTAAAGATGCGGAAGGTAGCTGGTATTTTACATTCCGATATGCGTTTGACAAGGAGATGGCACAACGCGGATATATCACTGTGGACAAAGGTTCGGTGACTGTGAACGGTGTCAGCCTGACCGTATGTAATCCGACAGATGATACTTTCCAGGTAGCTATCATTCCTTATACGTATGAGCATACAAACTTCCATACGTTTGAGATCGGCAGTGTGGTTAATATCGAATTCGATATTATCGGTAAGTATATCAGCCGGATGATTCAGTATAAATAG
- a CDS encoding nitroreductase family protein, which translates to MDFLQLVQDRQSDRSYDKERPVEPEKLERILEAARLAPSACNAQPWRFVVITDKELAQKAGKAAAGLGMNKFAKEAPVHILVVEESANITSLLGGKVKDKHFPLIDIGIVAAHIALAAEAEGLGSCILGWFDEKEMKLLAGVPASKRLLLDIVIGYPTKEKRKKRRKPQEKVISYNRY; encoded by the coding sequence ATGGATTTTCTTCAATTGGTGCAGGATCGTCAGAGTGACCGTTCGTATGATAAGGAGCGTCCGGTGGAGCCGGAAAAGTTGGAACGGATACTTGAAGCTGCCCGTTTGGCGCCTTCGGCTTGTAATGCACAGCCTTGGAGGTTTGTAGTCATCACGGATAAGGAACTGGCTCAAAAAGCGGGGAAAGCTGCTGCCGGTTTGGGAATGAATAAGTTTGCCAAAGAGGCTCCCGTGCATATTTTGGTGGTAGAGGAATCTGCCAATATTACTTCGTTGCTTGGTGGAAAGGTAAAAGACAAGCATTTCCCATTGATCGACATTGGAATAGTTGCTGCCCATATTGCTTTGGCGGCTGAAGCCGAAGGACTGGGCTCTTGTATTCTGGGTTGGTTTGATGAGAAAGAGATGAAACTGCTTGCCGGTGTTCCGGCTTCCAAACGTTTGTTGCTGGATATTGTCATTGGTTATCCGACAAAGGAAAAACGCAAGAAGAGGAGGAAGCCCCAAGAGAAAGTGATTTCGTACAACCGTTATTGA
- a CDS encoding S41 family peptidase, producing the protein MKKLLLSAFIICLAGTSVAQESPLWMRHCALSPDGTTIAFTYKGDIYTVPSTGGRATQITTNPAFDTEPVWSPDSKQIAFASDRMGSLDVFVVSSEGGVPQRLTTHSGSEKPIAYKDDKHILFTAHIAPSAEDAGFPSGQFQQVYEVAVTGGRPTMFSSMPMECISIHKDGRMLYQDKKGYEDYWRKHQISPIARDIWTYTPGKTPVYQKQTTFEGEDREPVWSPDGRSFYYLSEEKGSFNVFQRTPGTTTSRQITFHTKHPVRFLSISTAGTLCYGYDGEIYTIVPGKQPQKVNISILADKNDKDIIRQIKSSGATDIAVSPKGKEVAFVMRGDVYVTSIDYQTTKQITNTPDQERNISFAPDGRTLVYSSERNGLWQLYTSTIVRKEEKQFTYATELKEERLTHSKVASFQPQFSPDGKEVAFLENRTAIRVINLKSKAVRTVMDAKYQYSYADGDQWFQWSPDSKWILSDFIGIGGWNNKDVVLLKADGKGEMVNLTESGYSDGKAKWVLGGKAMIWNSDRAGYRSHGSWGSESDAYIMFFDVDAYNRFLMSKEDIALLEEAEKAEKAEKEKAKKKTLPHKDAKKDSTRVKPLTFDLENRFDRIVRLTVNSSRLGDAVMSPKGDVLYYLAAFEGGYDLWEHKLKENTTKILLKGVGGGSLIPDKEGKNIFMCTGGRLKKIEIAGSKITPIEFEAFFDYRPYDERAYIFDHVCQQIKDKFYVTDLHGVDWKGYQKAYARFLPHISNNYDFTEMLSELLGELNGSHTGARFAAAGSAMPTATLGVFYDESYDGAGLKIKEIMKQSPFTRKKTEVKAGCIIEKIDGTTIEAGADYFPLFEGKVGRKVVLTIYDPATKKRFEETVKAISYGTQNELLYKRWVERCAKKVEELSGGRIAYVHIKGMDSPSFRKTYSELLGRYRNKEAVVVDTRHNGGGWLHDDVVTLLSGKEYQRFVPRGQYIGSDPFNKWLKPSCMLTCEDNYSNAHGTPYVYKTLGIGKLIGAPVAGTMTAVWWERQIDPSIVFGIPQVGCMDMQGNYLENQTLQPDILIYNEPEASLKGEDAQLKAAVDYLLKDLSKKK; encoded by the coding sequence ATGAAAAAGCTACTGCTAAGTGCATTTATCATCTGTTTAGCCGGAACAAGTGTTGCACAAGAATCTCCTTTATGGATGCGCCACTGCGCTCTTTCTCCTGACGGAACCACCATTGCATTTACCTACAAAGGAGACATCTACACGGTACCGTCAACCGGAGGACGTGCCACACAAATCACTACCAATCCGGCTTTTGATACGGAACCGGTGTGGAGTCCCGACAGCAAACAGATTGCTTTTGCATCAGACCGCATGGGAAGTCTCGACGTTTTCGTTGTCTCCAGTGAAGGAGGAGTACCCCAGCGACTGACCACTCATTCAGGCAGTGAAAAGCCTATTGCCTATAAAGATGACAAACATATCTTATTCACCGCCCATATTGCTCCCTCTGCCGAAGATGCCGGATTTCCTTCCGGTCAGTTCCAGCAAGTCTACGAGGTAGCCGTAACGGGAGGACGTCCTACGATGTTCTCGTCCATGCCGATGGAATGTATCTCCATCCATAAGGACGGCAGGATGCTCTATCAGGATAAAAAAGGATACGAAGACTATTGGCGCAAGCATCAGATATCCCCTATTGCCCGTGACATCTGGACATATACTCCGGGAAAGACACCGGTCTATCAAAAACAAACGACTTTCGAAGGTGAAGACCGCGAACCGGTATGGAGTCCCGACGGCCGATCATTCTATTATTTAAGTGAAGAGAAAGGCTCCTTCAACGTATTCCAACGTACTCCCGGAACCACTACCTCCCGACAAATCACTTTCCACACAAAGCATCCCGTACGCTTTCTAAGCATATCGACTGCCGGAACGCTCTGTTATGGTTATGACGGTGAGATTTATACAATTGTCCCCGGCAAACAACCCCAAAAAGTGAACATCAGTATCTTGGCTGACAAGAATGACAAAGATATAATCCGCCAAATCAAATCCAGCGGAGCTACCGATATTGCCGTGTCTCCCAAAGGAAAAGAAGTCGCATTCGTTATGCGCGGTGATGTCTACGTAACCTCCATTGACTACCAAACAACCAAACAAATCACCAACACCCCCGATCAGGAACGTAACATCAGTTTTGCACCTGACGGACGTACACTCGTCTATTCTTCCGAACGCAACGGATTGTGGCAGCTTTACACTTCCACCATCGTACGTAAAGAAGAAAAACAATTCACCTATGCCACAGAATTGAAAGAAGAGCGTCTGACCCACTCCAAAGTGGCTTCTTTCCAACCACAATTCAGTCCTGACGGCAAGGAAGTCGCTTTCCTTGAGAACCGTACCGCTATCCGCGTCATCAATCTGAAAAGTAAGGCTGTACGCACCGTAATGGATGCCAAATATCAGTATTCTTACGCCGATGGTGACCAATGGTTTCAATGGAGTCCTGACAGCAAATGGATTTTATCAGATTTCATTGGCATAGGAGGGTGGAACAATAAAGACGTCGTTCTACTGAAAGCCGACGGAAAAGGCGAAATGGTCAATCTTACCGAAAGCGGATACAGCGACGGCAAAGCCAAATGGGTGTTGGGTGGAAAAGCAATGATCTGGAACAGCGACCGCGCCGGATACCGTAGCCATGGCAGTTGGGGAAGTGAAAGCGATGCCTATATTATGTTTTTCGACGTCGATGCCTACAACCGCTTCCTGATGAGCAAAGAAGACATAGCCTTACTTGAAGAGGCGGAAAAGGCCGAGAAAGCGGAAAAAGAGAAAGCCAAGAAGAAAACACTCCCCCATAAGGATGCGAAAAAAGACAGCACGAGAGTGAAGCCTCTTACATTCGATTTGGAGAATCGTTTTGACCGTATTGTCCGCTTAACAGTTAATTCCTCCCGCTTAGGTGATGCCGTCATGAGTCCGAAAGGTGATGTCCTTTATTACCTGGCAGCTTTTGAAGGAGGCTATGACCTTTGGGAACATAAATTAAAAGAAAATACAACTAAAATATTATTGAAAGGCGTGGGCGGTGGCTCACTCATACCGGATAAGGAAGGAAAGAATATTTTTATGTGCACAGGTGGCAGGTTGAAGAAAATAGAGATTGCCGGTAGCAAAATTACACCGATAGAATTTGAGGCATTCTTTGATTACCGCCCTTACGATGAACGCGCATACATCTTTGACCACGTTTGCCAACAAATAAAAGACAAGTTCTATGTTACCGACCTGCATGGAGTGGACTGGAAAGGATACCAAAAAGCATATGCACGCTTCCTGCCTCACATCAGCAACAATTATGATTTCACGGAAATGTTAAGTGAATTGCTCGGCGAACTGAACGGTTCCCATACCGGAGCCCGATTTGCAGCAGCAGGCAGCGCAATGCCTACCGCTACTCTGGGAGTCTTTTATGACGAGTCATACGACGGTGCCGGGTTAAAAATCAAGGAAATCATGAAGCAAAGTCCTTTCACCCGGAAGAAGACAGAGGTGAAGGCAGGATGCATCATTGAAAAAATAGACGGCACAACGATTGAAGCCGGTGCCGATTACTTCCCGCTATTTGAAGGCAAAGTCGGCCGCAAAGTAGTACTGACCATATACGATCCTGCTACTAAAAAACGTTTTGAGGAAACGGTAAAGGCAATCAGCTATGGAACTCAAAACGAACTGCTTTATAAACGTTGGGTGGAACGCTGTGCCAAGAAAGTTGAAGAGCTTTCCGGTGGACGCATTGCCTATGTACATATCAAAGGAATGGACAGCCCCAGCTTCCGTAAGACTTATTCCGAACTGCTCGGCCGCTATCGCAATAAAGAAGCCGTAGTGGTAGACACTCGTCATAATGGTGGCGGATGGTTGCATGATGATGTGGTCACCTTACTTAGCGGAAAGGAATATCAACGCTTCGTGCCGCGCGGGCAATATATCGGTAGCGACCCTTTCAACAAATGGTTGAAACCTTCCTGTATGCTTACTTGCGAAGATAATTACAGCAATGCACATGGCACTCCATACGTATATAAGACGCTGGGTATCGGCAAACTGATAGGTGCTCCGGTTGCAGGAACCATGACAGCCGTATGGTGGGAACGCCAGATAGACCCGTCTATTGTATTCGGTATTCCGCAGGTCGGTTGCATGGATATGCAAGGCAACTATCTCGAAAATCAGACTTTGCAACCTGATATTCTTATCTATAATGAACCCGAAGCCAGTCTGAAAGGAGAAGACGCCCAACTGAAAGCAGCAGTAGACTACCTATTGAAAGATTTGTCAAAAAAGAAATAA
- a CDS encoding YihY/virulence factor BrkB family protein, which produces MKKKITDIWKFLTYDIWRVTEDEVTRTKFSLYNIIKTVYLCINRFTKDQMVNKASALTYSTLLAIVPILAILFAIARGFGFDNLMEYQFRNGFGGNRETTEAILSFVNSYLSQTKGGVFIGVGLVMLLWTVINLVGNIEITFNHIWEVKKARSMYRKITDYFSMFLLMPILIVVSGGLSLFMSTILKQMDDFVLLAPVMKFMIQLIPFVLTWLMFTGLYIFMPNTKVKFKHALIAGILAGSAYQAFQFLYINSQLWVSKYNAIYGSFAALPLFLLWLQTSWTICLFGAELTYAGQNIRSFSFEQDTRNISRRYRDFISILIMSLIAKRFEKNKPPYTAAKISEEHQIPIRLTNQVLYQLQEIALIHEVVTDEKSEEIGYLPSMDINQLNVAILLDRLDTYGSENFKIDKDEEFNDEWKVLTDSREEYYKKASKVLLKDL; this is translated from the coding sequence ATGAAGAAAAAAATCACCGATATATGGAAGTTTCTTACGTATGACATCTGGCGCGTTACGGAAGATGAAGTGACCCGGACCAAGTTCTCACTCTATAATATTATAAAAACCGTCTATCTTTGCATCAACCGGTTTACCAAAGACCAGATGGTCAATAAAGCTTCCGCACTGACCTATAGCACCCTGCTTGCCATTGTACCGATACTAGCCATCCTGTTTGCCATAGCACGCGGTTTCGGATTTGATAACCTGATGGAATATCAGTTCCGCAACGGCTTCGGAGGAAATAGAGAAACAACGGAGGCCATTCTCTCATTTGTCAATTCCTACCTTTCACAAACCAAAGGAGGTGTTTTCATCGGAGTCGGTCTGGTAATGTTGTTATGGACGGTTATCAATCTGGTCGGCAATATTGAAATCACATTCAACCATATCTGGGAAGTGAAAAAGGCACGATCCATGTATCGCAAAATTACGGACTATTTCTCCATGTTCCTGCTGATGCCGATTCTGATCGTGGTATCCGGAGGACTTTCCCTGTTTATGAGTACCATTCTCAAACAGATGGATGATTTCGTTCTGCTCGCTCCTGTCATGAAATTCATGATACAGCTTATTCCTTTCGTCCTGACATGGCTGATGTTCACCGGGCTGTATATCTTTATGCCGAATACAAAAGTGAAATTCAAACATGCTCTCATCGCAGGTATTCTGGCCGGGTCTGCTTATCAAGCTTTTCAGTTCCTGTATATCAACAGCCAGTTGTGGGTGTCAAAATACAATGCCATTTATGGTAGTTTTGCCGCACTCCCCCTATTTCTGCTTTGGCTGCAGACATCCTGGACCATCTGTTTGTTTGGAGCCGAACTGACGTATGCCGGGCAAAATATCCGCAGTTTCAGCTTTGAGCAGGACACCCGTAACATCAGCAGACGATACCGAGATTTTATATCCATCCTGATTATGTCACTCATAGCCAAACGATTCGAGAAGAACAAGCCTCCCTATACGGCAGCAAAAATATCGGAAGAACACCAGATCCCTATCCGTCTGACCAATCAGGTACTTTATCAGTTACAGGAAATAGCACTGATTCACGAGGTGGTTACCGATGAAAAAAGCGAAGAAATCGGTTACCTGCCTTCCATGGATATCAATCAATTGAATGTGGCTATCCTGCTGGACCGTTTGGACACATACGGCTCCGAGAATTTCAAGATTGACAAAGACGAAGAATTCAACGATGAATGGAAAGTGCTGACCGACTCCAGAGAAGAATACTATAAAAAAGCAAGTAAAGTATTACTGAAGGATTTGTAG
- a CDS encoding NlpC/P60 family protein: protein MKNILLLYCLLAVAAVSLKAREIRPMPADSAYGVVHISVCNLREEGKFTSGMSTQALLGMPVKVLQYNGWYEIQTPDDYTGWVHRMVITPMSKERYDEWNRTEKIVVTSHYGFAFEKPDESSRPVSDVVAGNRLKWEGSQGHFYQVAYPDGRKAYIPKSISRPETEWRASLKQDVESIIETAYSMRGIPYLWGGTSSKGVDCSGFVRTVLFMHDIMIPRDASQQAYVGERIDITPDFSNVKRGDLVFFGRKAAAEHKEDISHVGIYLGNKQFIHALGDVHVSSMNPADPNYDEFNTKRLLFAVRFLFTE, encoded by the coding sequence ATGAAGAATATACTCCTTTTATATTGTTTACTGGCGGTTGCAGCAGTGAGTCTGAAAGCCCGGGAAATACGCCCCATGCCAGCTGATTCGGCCTATGGCGTAGTACATATTTCTGTTTGCAATTTGCGCGAGGAAGGCAAATTTACTTCCGGCATGAGTACGCAGGCATTGTTGGGAATGCCGGTCAAGGTGCTTCAGTATAACGGTTGGTACGAGATACAAACACCGGATGATTATACCGGATGGGTGCACCGGATGGTAATTACTCCCATGTCGAAGGAGAGGTATGATGAATGGAACCGGACGGAAAAGATTGTGGTTACTTCACATTATGGATTTGCATTTGAAAAACCGGATGAAAGTTCCCGCCCCGTCTCCGATGTGGTTGCAGGCAATCGTTTGAAGTGGGAGGGTAGCCAAGGGCATTTTTATCAGGTTGCTTATCCCGACGGTCGGAAAGCATATATTCCGAAATCCATTTCGCGACCGGAAACGGAATGGAGAGCTTCACTGAAACAAGATGTTGAAAGTATCATTGAGACAGCTTACTCAATGAGGGGGATTCCTTACTTATGGGGAGGAACCTCTTCCAAAGGAGTGGATTGTAGCGGATTCGTCCGAACCGTACTTTTTATGCATGATATTATGATTCCGAGAGATGCATCTCAGCAGGCTTATGTGGGCGAACGCATTGATATTACTCCTGACTTTTCCAATGTCAAACGGGGGGATCTGGTGTTTTTCGGCCGGAAAGCGGCTGCGGAACATAAAGAAGACATTTCTCACGTTGGTATTTACCTCGGAAACAAGCAATTTATCCACGCATTGGGGGATGTACACGTCAGCAGCATGAATCCTGCAGATCCAAACTATGATGAATTCAATACGAAGCGTTTACTCTTTGCTGTCCGTTTCTTATTTACTGAATGA
- a CDS encoding trypsin-like peptidase domain-containing protein: MKQTTKNILGVGAIVLLSSGVAGLTTYKLLQSNEPVKETSFYEMFKQNPNVKLAAFDAVNAQPVDLTQAAENSLHAVVHIRSTQEAKTRTVQQAPDIFDFFFGDGRGQQRQVQSQPRVGFGSGVIISKDGYIVTNNHVIEGADEISVKLNDNREFKGRVIGTDPSTDLALVKIEGDDLPTIPVGDSEALKVGEWVLAVGNPFNLNSTVTAGIVSAKARSLGVYNGGIESFIQTDAAINQGNSGGALVNAKGELVGINSVLSSPTGAYAGYGFAIPTSIMTKVIADLKQYGTVQRALLGIRGGSIGSSLMDDRQPIDESGKTLADKAKELGVVEGVWVSEIVENGSAAGADIKVDDVIIGLDNKKVSNMADLQEALAKHRPGDKVKVKLMRGKKEKTVEVTLKNEQGTTKIVKDAGMEILGAAFKELSGDLKKQLNLGYGLQVTGVSSGKMSEAGVRKGFIILKANDQPMRKVSDLEEVMKAAVKSPNQVLFLTGVFPSGKRGYFAVDLTQE; encoded by the coding sequence ATGAAACAGACAACAAAGAACATTCTGGGAGTAGGAGCAATCGTGCTTCTTAGCTCAGGAGTTGCAGGATTGACAACTTATAAATTGTTGCAATCTAACGAACCTGTGAAAGAGACATCTTTCTATGAGATGTTCAAGCAGAATCCCAATGTGAAATTGGCTGCTTTTGATGCTGTGAATGCTCAACCTGTTGATTTGACTCAGGCTGCGGAGAATTCGCTTCATGCTGTCGTACATATAAGGTCTACTCAAGAAGCTAAAACAAGAACGGTTCAGCAAGCGCCGGACATTTTCGATTTCTTTTTTGGTGATGGACGCGGACAGCAGCGGCAGGTACAGTCTCAACCTCGTGTAGGGTTTGGTTCGGGTGTCATCATCTCGAAGGATGGATATATCGTAACGAATAATCACGTGATTGAAGGTGCGGATGAAATTAGTGTGAAACTGAATGATAACCGTGAGTTTAAAGGACGGGTGATTGGTACTGATCCCAGCACTGACCTTGCATTGGTGAAAATAGAAGGTGATGATCTGCCGACTATTCCGGTAGGAGACTCCGAAGCGTTGAAAGTAGGGGAGTGGGTATTGGCGGTAGGTAACCCGTTCAATCTGAATTCTACCGTAACTGCCGGTATCGTAAGTGCAAAAGCCCGTTCTCTGGGTGTATATAATGGGGGTATAGAATCATTCATTCAAACAGATGCTGCTATCAACCAGGGTAATAGTGGTGGTGCGCTGGTAAATGCCAAAGGTGAACTGGTCGGTATCAACTCGGTGCTTTCTTCTCCGACAGGTGCTTATGCCGGATATGGTTTCGCTATCCCGACCAGTATTATGACGAAGGTAATTGCCGACCTGAAACAATATGGAACAGTACAACGTGCATTGCTTGGTATTCGTGGAGGTTCTATCGGTAGCAGTTTGATGGACGATCGTCAGCCGATTGACGAGTCCGGTAAGACATTGGCGGATAAGGCTAAGGAACTGGGTGTAGTAGAAGGTGTATGGGTTTCTGAAATTGTGGAAAATGGTTCTGCAGCAGGTGCTGACATCAAAGTGGATGACGTGATTATCGGTTTGGATAATAAGAAGGTATCTAATATGGCCGACTTGCAGGAAGCACTTGCTAAACATCGTCCGGGTGATAAAGTGAAAGTGAAACTGATGCGCGGTAAGAAGGAAAAGACCGTTGAAGTAACGTTGAAGAACGAGCAAGGTACCACCAAGATTGTGAAGGATGCAGGTATGGAAATCCTGGGAGCTGCTTTCAAAGAGTTGTCGGGTGACTTGAAAAAACAATTGAATCTGGGCTATGGGCTGCAAGTAACGGGAGTCTCTTCCGGTAAGATGTCAGAGGCAGGAGTTCGTAAAGGTTTCATTATTCTGAAAGCGAACGACCAGCCGATGCGCAAAGTGAGCGATCTGGAAGAAGTTATGAAAGCTGCCGTTAAGTCTCCGAACCAGGTATTGTTCCTGACCGGTGTGTTCCCATCAGGTAAACGCGGATATTTCGCAGTCGATCTGACTCAAGAGTAA
- a CDS encoding RNA polymerase sigma factor RpoD/SigA — MRQLKITKSITNRESASLDKYLQEIGREDLITVEEEVELAQRIRKGDRVALEKLTRANLRFVVSVAKQYQNQGLSLPDLINEGNLGLIKAAEKFDETRGFKFISYAVWWIRQSILQALAEQSRIVRLPLNQVGSLNKISKAFSKFEQENERRPSPEELADELEIPVDKISDTLKVSGRHISVDAPFVEGEDNSLLDVLVNDDSPMADRSLVNESLAKEIDRALSTLTDREKEIIQMFFGIGQQEMTLEEIGDKFGLTRERVRQIKEKAIRRLRQSNRSKLLKAYLG, encoded by the coding sequence ATGAGACAACTAAAGATTACCAAAAGTATCACTAACAGAGAGAGCGCTTCTCTTGATAAGTATTTGCAGGAAATCGGCCGTGAAGATCTGATTACTGTCGAAGAAGAAGTGGAACTCGCTCAACGCATTCGTAAGGGTGACCGTGTAGCATTGGAAAAGTTGACACGTGCCAATCTTCGTTTCGTCGTATCTGTGGCCAAACAGTACCAGAACCAGGGTTTGAGTTTGCCGGACTTGATTAATGAAGGCAATTTAGGACTGATTAAGGCTGCCGAGAAATTTGATGAGACACGTGGATTCAAGTTCATTAGTTATGCTGTATGGTGGATTCGCCAGTCTATTCTGCAAGCATTGGCAGAGCAGTCGCGTATTGTTCGTCTCCCGCTGAATCAGGTAGGTTCGCTGAATAAGATCAGTAAGGCCTTCTCGAAGTTCGAACAGGAGAACGAGCGGCGTCCGTCTCCCGAGGAGTTGGCAGACGAACTGGAAATCCCGGTTGATAAAATCTCCGATACGCTGAAGGTGTCCGGGCGTCATATTTCGGTGGATGCGCCTTTTGTGGAAGGAGAGGATAACAGCTTGTTGGATGTGTTGGTTAACGATGATTCGCCAATGGCGGACCGCTCTCTGGTTAATGAGTCTCTTGCGAAGGAAATTGATAGAGCTCTTTCTACGTTAACCGATAGGGAAAAAGAAATCATTCAGATGTTTTTCGGTATCGGACAGCAAGAAATGACATTAGAAGAAATCGGCGATAAGTTTGGTCTCACACGTGAGCGCGTTCGTCAGATTAAAGAAAAAGCAATTAGAAGACTAAGACAAAGTAATCGTAGTAAATTGCTCAAGGCTTACTTGGGATAA
- a CDS encoding clostripain-related cysteine peptidase — translation MMKKIKILSLLFSVAMLLAACHDEEDVSVPVTAKTVLMYLVGDNDIGDDIYSNIASVEQGLSEVASPGTFVIYWDGGSGKSEFPVPTLFKYEVDGKGTVGKREIIKTYNSQNSVSSEIINKVLKDVEFYCPAEKYGLIFGSHATGWLPVNHSKSRSFGDDDGAKIDIPDLVGALSRSGIHFDYILFDACLMSQVEVAYELRNVADYLILSPAEVLSKGFPYFEMTKYLLALDDTEQNMIDAAKAFIDYYKNSWATIAVIKTAEMQGLANITHSILGQYKDNLVKFDENKINYFQTHYGYGRASLNYSTYDFRAFIRELTDNNIPSDLENQLARIVVYKDYVDKLSLVSIDSEIYSGIGCYIPDVRYSRWNAYFRSLGWYSAAGWNEVGW, via the coding sequence ATGATGAAAAAGATTAAAATATTATCACTTTTGTTCAGTGTTGCAATGTTGTTGGCAGCTTGTCACGATGAAGAAGATGTTTCTGTCCCGGTAACAGCTAAAACAGTTTTGATGTATCTTGTTGGAGATAATGATATAGGTGATGATATATATAGTAATATAGCATCGGTTGAGCAAGGGTTGAGTGAAGTTGCATCTCCCGGTACATTTGTGATCTATTGGGATGGTGGAAGTGGGAAGAGTGAATTTCCTGTTCCAACTTTATTTAAATATGAAGTTGACGGTAAAGGTACAGTGGGCAAAAGAGAGATAATTAAAACCTACAATAGTCAGAATTCGGTATCAAGTGAAATTATAAATAAGGTATTGAAGGATGTGGAATTTTATTGTCCAGCTGAAAAATATGGCTTGATTTTTGGCTCTCACGCTACTGGATGGTTACCTGTTAATCATAGTAAAAGCCGCTCTTTCGGAGATGATGATGGGGCTAAAATAGATATACCTGACTTGGTAGGAGCCCTCTCTCGATCTGGCATTCATTTTGATTATATACTGTTTGATGCTTGTTTAATGTCACAAGTGGAAGTTGCTTATGAATTAAGAAATGTCGCTGATTATCTGATTCTTTCTCCGGCAGAAGTGTTAAGTAAGGGATTCCCTTATTTTGAAATGACAAAGTATTTGTTAGCTCTGGATGATACAGAACAGAATATGATAGATGCTGCAAAAGCTTTTATTGATTACTATAAAAATTCTTGGGCTACAATTGCGGTGATAAAAACTGCTGAAATGCAAGGCTTGGCGAATATAACTCACTCTATTCTGGGACAGTATAAGGATAACTTGGTCAAATTTGATGAGAATAAAATAAATTATTTTCAAACGCATTATGGGTATGGTAGGGCTTCTTTGAATTATTCAACGTATGATTTTCGTGCTTTTATACGTGAACTGACTGATAATAATATTCCTTCTGATCTTGAAAATCAATTGGCAAGAATTGTTGTGTATAAAGATTATGTAGATAAGTTAAGTTTGGTGAGTATAGATTCTGAGATATATTCGGGTATCGGGTGTTATATACCGGATGTTAGATATTCCAGATGGAATGCTTATTTTAGGAGTCTGGGCTGGTATTCCGCTGCCGGATGGAATGAGGTCGGTTGGTAA